A window from Festucalex cinctus isolate MCC-2025b chromosome 12, RoL_Fcin_1.0, whole genome shotgun sequence encodes these proteins:
- the coch gene encoding cochlin isoform X1 — MHFSVSKKKFEVEVVEKVELLFFLAGHRPRMLPPLHAHACAPAGLFKGCPSASRLHCAFHLPRIQISLSDFLHSKGGRQARQAVLIMSRLLLSGVFFLMCWRSCESSATRALTCDTRAADLDPTAGGVLVSCPPDCTRRRLSVFGSHVYAAVSSVCGAALHSGAVGDGGGEVRVRRLPGRQRYVGSLSNGVQSQTLSHWSASFSLSAPEDQRAQELIRDSGATTRPAKKTVKKMSVKKVGNKDCQMDIAVVMDSSSNLGRRRFNLQKSFVSKLVAMLKVGVNGPHVALVQASDIPRTEFLLSNYTQPKELQFAIKELPHLGGETNTGKAMTQAAETLFTQRVGARRAHPRVMLVLVDGWPADDLRPAAAAARRSGVNVFLVAVTKPAPDELAAVPDRDFAKQAVCKDNGFFSYHMPSWFGTTKHVKPLAQRLCSMDALLCSRTCHNAANIGFLIDGSSSVGDPNFRTVLDFLAAVADKFDISDMGTSVGAVQFTYDQRLEFGPREHASKDGVKAALRGIPYMSGGTATGSAISYAAQNLFRPTSAGRNFLIVVTDGQSYDDVGGPALAAQNQGISVFSVGVAWAPMDDLRAMASQPKDEHIFFSRHFGGLEDLVDDLVHAICRDFDVKN; from the exons atgcattttagtgtctcaaaaaagAAGTTTGAAGTCGAAG tgGTTGAAAAAGTTGAGCTGCTGTTTTTCCTTGCTGGTCATCGGCCACGCATGCTACCTCCGCTGCACGCGCATGCGTGCGCACCAGCTGGCTTATTTAAAGGCTGCCCATCAGCTTCTCGTCTTCATTGTGCTTTTCATCTTCCAAGGATTCAAATCTCCCTGTCGGACTTTTTGCATTCCAAAG gcgGCAGGCAGGCAAGGCAGGCGGTCCTGATCATGTCTCGGCTCCTTCTCAGCG GTGTTTTCTTCCTGATGTGTTGGCGATCCTGCGAAAGCTCGG CAACGCGGGCGCTCACCTGCGACACCCGCGCCGCCGACCTGGACCCGACGGCGGGCGGCGTCCTGGTGTCATGTCCGCCCGATTGCACACGGCGCAGACTCTCCGTCTTCGGCAGCCACGTCTACGCCGCCGTCTCGTCCGTTTGCGGCGCCGCGTTGCACAG CGGCGCCGTGGGAGACGGTGGCGGCGAGGTCCGAGTCAGGCGGCTGCCGGGACGACAGCGCTACGTGGGCTCCCTGTCCAACGGCGTGCAGTCGCAGACCTTATCTCACTGGAGCGCCTCCTTCAGCCTCAGCG CACCGGAGGACCAAAGAGCGCAAGAGCTGATCCGGGACTCGGGCGCCACCACCAGGCCGGCCAAGAAAACCGTCAAGAAGATGTCTGTGAAAAAAGTTGGAAATAAAG ACTGCCAGATGGACATTGCGGTGGTGATGGACAGCAGCTCCAACTTGGGTCGGCGGCGCTTCAACCTGCAGAAGAGCTTTGTCAGCAAGCTGGTGGCCATGTTGAAAGTGGGTGTCAACGGACCCCACGTGGCGCTCGTCCAGGCCAG TGACATCCCCAGGACGGAATTTCTGCTCAGCAACTACACGCAACCCAAAGAGCTTCAGTTTGCCATCAAAGAGCTCCCACACCTAGGAGGGGAAACCAACACAG GCAAGGCCATGACGCAGGCGGCGGAGACGCTGTTCACGCAGCGCGTGGGCGCCCGTCGCGCCCACCCGCGCGTTATGCTGGTGCTGGTGGACGGCTGGCCGGCCGATGACCTGCGACCGGCGgcggccgccgcccgccgctcgGGCGTCAACGTCTTCCTGGTGGCCGTCACCAAGCCGGCGCCCGACGAGCTCGCGGCCGTGCCCGACCGCGACTTCGCCAAGCAG GCGGTGTGCAAAGACAACGGCTTCTTCAGCTATCACATGCCCAGCTGGTTCGGCACCACCAAACATGTCAAACCTCTCGCGCAGAGACTCTGCTCGATGGATGCGCTTCTTTGCA GTCGCACGTGCCACAACGCGGCCAACATCGGCTTCCTGATCGACGGCTCGTCCAGCGTGGGCGACCCCAACTTCCGGACCGTCTTGGACTTCCTGGCCGCCGTCGCCGACAAGTTCGACATCTCCGACATGGGCACCAGCGTGG GCGCCGTTCAGTTCACGTATGACCAGCGTCTCGAGTTCGGCCCGCGGGAGCATGCCAGCAAAGATGGCGTCAAGGCCGCCCTGAGGGGAATCCCCTACATGAGCGGCGGCACGGCCACGGGGAGCGCCATCAGCTACGCCGCACAAAACCTCTTCAG GCCGACGTCGGCCGGGCGCAACTTCCTGATCGTGGTGACCGACGGCCAGTCGTACGACGATGTGGGCGGGCCCGCGCTGGCGGCACAGAATCAAG GCATCAGCGTGTTTTCGGTGGGCGTGGCCTGGGCGCCCATGGACGACCTACGGGCGATGGCGTCGCAGCCCAAAGACGAGCACATCTTCTTCAGTCGACACTTCGGCGGCCTCGAAGATCTTGTCGACGACCTTGTCCACGCCATTTGTCGAGACTTTGATGTGAAAAACTGA
- the coch gene encoding cochlin isoform X4, translating into MHFSVSKKKFEVEGVFFLMCWRSCESSATRALTCDTRAADLDPTAGGVLVSCPPDCTRRRLSVFGSHVYAAVSSVCGAALHSGAVGDGGGEVRVRRLPGRQRYVGSLSNGVQSQTLSHWSASFSLSAPEDQRAQELIRDSGATTRPAKKTVKKMSVKKVGNKDCQMDIAVVMDSSSNLGRRRFNLQKSFVSKLVAMLKVGVNGPHVALVQASDIPRTEFLLSNYTQPKELQFAIKELPHLGGETNTGKAMTQAAETLFTQRVGARRAHPRVMLVLVDGWPADDLRPAAAAARRSGVNVFLVAVTKPAPDELAAVPDRDFAKQAVCKDNGFFSYHMPSWFGTTKHVKPLAQRLCSMDALLCSRTCHNAANIGFLIDGSSSVGDPNFRTVLDFLAAVADKFDISDMGTSVGAVQFTYDQRLEFGPREHASKDGVKAALRGIPYMSGGTATGSAISYAAQNLFRPTSAGRNFLIVVTDGQSYDDVGGPALAAQNQGISVFSVGVAWAPMDDLRAMASQPKDEHIFFSRHFGGLEDLVDDLVHAICRDFDVKN; encoded by the exons atgcattttagtgtctcaaaaaagAAGTTTGAAGTCGAAG GTGTTTTCTTCCTGATGTGTTGGCGATCCTGCGAAAGCTCGG CAACGCGGGCGCTCACCTGCGACACCCGCGCCGCCGACCTGGACCCGACGGCGGGCGGCGTCCTGGTGTCATGTCCGCCCGATTGCACACGGCGCAGACTCTCCGTCTTCGGCAGCCACGTCTACGCCGCCGTCTCGTCCGTTTGCGGCGCCGCGTTGCACAG CGGCGCCGTGGGAGACGGTGGCGGCGAGGTCCGAGTCAGGCGGCTGCCGGGACGACAGCGCTACGTGGGCTCCCTGTCCAACGGCGTGCAGTCGCAGACCTTATCTCACTGGAGCGCCTCCTTCAGCCTCAGCG CACCGGAGGACCAAAGAGCGCAAGAGCTGATCCGGGACTCGGGCGCCACCACCAGGCCGGCCAAGAAAACCGTCAAGAAGATGTCTGTGAAAAAAGTTGGAAATAAAG ACTGCCAGATGGACATTGCGGTGGTGATGGACAGCAGCTCCAACTTGGGTCGGCGGCGCTTCAACCTGCAGAAGAGCTTTGTCAGCAAGCTGGTGGCCATGTTGAAAGTGGGTGTCAACGGACCCCACGTGGCGCTCGTCCAGGCCAG TGACATCCCCAGGACGGAATTTCTGCTCAGCAACTACACGCAACCCAAAGAGCTTCAGTTTGCCATCAAAGAGCTCCCACACCTAGGAGGGGAAACCAACACAG GCAAGGCCATGACGCAGGCGGCGGAGACGCTGTTCACGCAGCGCGTGGGCGCCCGTCGCGCCCACCCGCGCGTTATGCTGGTGCTGGTGGACGGCTGGCCGGCCGATGACCTGCGACCGGCGgcggccgccgcccgccgctcgGGCGTCAACGTCTTCCTGGTGGCCGTCACCAAGCCGGCGCCCGACGAGCTCGCGGCCGTGCCCGACCGCGACTTCGCCAAGCAG GCGGTGTGCAAAGACAACGGCTTCTTCAGCTATCACATGCCCAGCTGGTTCGGCACCACCAAACATGTCAAACCTCTCGCGCAGAGACTCTGCTCGATGGATGCGCTTCTTTGCA GTCGCACGTGCCACAACGCGGCCAACATCGGCTTCCTGATCGACGGCTCGTCCAGCGTGGGCGACCCCAACTTCCGGACCGTCTTGGACTTCCTGGCCGCCGTCGCCGACAAGTTCGACATCTCCGACATGGGCACCAGCGTGG GCGCCGTTCAGTTCACGTATGACCAGCGTCTCGAGTTCGGCCCGCGGGAGCATGCCAGCAAAGATGGCGTCAAGGCCGCCCTGAGGGGAATCCCCTACATGAGCGGCGGCACGGCCACGGGGAGCGCCATCAGCTACGCCGCACAAAACCTCTTCAG GCCGACGTCGGCCGGGCGCAACTTCCTGATCGTGGTGACCGACGGCCAGTCGTACGACGATGTGGGCGGGCCCGCGCTGGCGGCACAGAATCAAG GCATCAGCGTGTTTTCGGTGGGCGTGGCCTGGGCGCCCATGGACGACCTACGGGCGATGGCGTCGCAGCCCAAAGACGAGCACATCTTCTTCAGTCGACACTTCGGCGGCCTCGAAGATCTTGTCGACGACCTTGTCCACGCCATTTGTCGAGACTTTGATGTGAAAAACTGA
- the coch gene encoding cochlin isoform X2, producing MHFSVSKKKFEVEAGLFKGCPSASRLHCAFHLPRIQISLSDFLHSKGGRQARQAVLIMSRLLLSGVFFLMCWRSCESSATRALTCDTRAADLDPTAGGVLVSCPPDCTRRRLSVFGSHVYAAVSSVCGAALHSGAVGDGGGEVRVRRLPGRQRYVGSLSNGVQSQTLSHWSASFSLSAPEDQRAQELIRDSGATTRPAKKTVKKMSVKKVGNKDCQMDIAVVMDSSSNLGRRRFNLQKSFVSKLVAMLKVGVNGPHVALVQASDIPRTEFLLSNYTQPKELQFAIKELPHLGGETNTGKAMTQAAETLFTQRVGARRAHPRVMLVLVDGWPADDLRPAAAAARRSGVNVFLVAVTKPAPDELAAVPDRDFAKQAVCKDNGFFSYHMPSWFGTTKHVKPLAQRLCSMDALLCSRTCHNAANIGFLIDGSSSVGDPNFRTVLDFLAAVADKFDISDMGTSVGAVQFTYDQRLEFGPREHASKDGVKAALRGIPYMSGGTATGSAISYAAQNLFRPTSAGRNFLIVVTDGQSYDDVGGPALAAQNQGISVFSVGVAWAPMDDLRAMASQPKDEHIFFSRHFGGLEDLVDDLVHAICRDFDVKN from the exons atgcattttagtgtctcaaaaaagAAGTTTGAAGTCGAAG CTGGCTTATTTAAAGGCTGCCCATCAGCTTCTCGTCTTCATTGTGCTTTTCATCTTCCAAGGATTCAAATCTCCCTGTCGGACTTTTTGCATTCCAAAG gcgGCAGGCAGGCAAGGCAGGCGGTCCTGATCATGTCTCGGCTCCTTCTCAGCG GTGTTTTCTTCCTGATGTGTTGGCGATCCTGCGAAAGCTCGG CAACGCGGGCGCTCACCTGCGACACCCGCGCCGCCGACCTGGACCCGACGGCGGGCGGCGTCCTGGTGTCATGTCCGCCCGATTGCACACGGCGCAGACTCTCCGTCTTCGGCAGCCACGTCTACGCCGCCGTCTCGTCCGTTTGCGGCGCCGCGTTGCACAG CGGCGCCGTGGGAGACGGTGGCGGCGAGGTCCGAGTCAGGCGGCTGCCGGGACGACAGCGCTACGTGGGCTCCCTGTCCAACGGCGTGCAGTCGCAGACCTTATCTCACTGGAGCGCCTCCTTCAGCCTCAGCG CACCGGAGGACCAAAGAGCGCAAGAGCTGATCCGGGACTCGGGCGCCACCACCAGGCCGGCCAAGAAAACCGTCAAGAAGATGTCTGTGAAAAAAGTTGGAAATAAAG ACTGCCAGATGGACATTGCGGTGGTGATGGACAGCAGCTCCAACTTGGGTCGGCGGCGCTTCAACCTGCAGAAGAGCTTTGTCAGCAAGCTGGTGGCCATGTTGAAAGTGGGTGTCAACGGACCCCACGTGGCGCTCGTCCAGGCCAG TGACATCCCCAGGACGGAATTTCTGCTCAGCAACTACACGCAACCCAAAGAGCTTCAGTTTGCCATCAAAGAGCTCCCACACCTAGGAGGGGAAACCAACACAG GCAAGGCCATGACGCAGGCGGCGGAGACGCTGTTCACGCAGCGCGTGGGCGCCCGTCGCGCCCACCCGCGCGTTATGCTGGTGCTGGTGGACGGCTGGCCGGCCGATGACCTGCGACCGGCGgcggccgccgcccgccgctcgGGCGTCAACGTCTTCCTGGTGGCCGTCACCAAGCCGGCGCCCGACGAGCTCGCGGCCGTGCCCGACCGCGACTTCGCCAAGCAG GCGGTGTGCAAAGACAACGGCTTCTTCAGCTATCACATGCCCAGCTGGTTCGGCACCACCAAACATGTCAAACCTCTCGCGCAGAGACTCTGCTCGATGGATGCGCTTCTTTGCA GTCGCACGTGCCACAACGCGGCCAACATCGGCTTCCTGATCGACGGCTCGTCCAGCGTGGGCGACCCCAACTTCCGGACCGTCTTGGACTTCCTGGCCGCCGTCGCCGACAAGTTCGACATCTCCGACATGGGCACCAGCGTGG GCGCCGTTCAGTTCACGTATGACCAGCGTCTCGAGTTCGGCCCGCGGGAGCATGCCAGCAAAGATGGCGTCAAGGCCGCCCTGAGGGGAATCCCCTACATGAGCGGCGGCACGGCCACGGGGAGCGCCATCAGCTACGCCGCACAAAACCTCTTCAG GCCGACGTCGGCCGGGCGCAACTTCCTGATCGTGGTGACCGACGGCCAGTCGTACGACGATGTGGGCGGGCCCGCGCTGGCGGCACAGAATCAAG GCATCAGCGTGTTTTCGGTGGGCGTGGCCTGGGCGCCCATGGACGACCTACGGGCGATGGCGTCGCAGCCCAAAGACGAGCACATCTTCTTCAGTCGACACTTCGGCGGCCTCGAAGATCTTGTCGACGACCTTGTCCACGCCATTTGTCGAGACTTTGATGTGAAAAACTGA
- the coch gene encoding cochlin isoform X3: MHFSVSKKKFEVEGGRQARQAVLIMSRLLLSGVFFLMCWRSCESSATRALTCDTRAADLDPTAGGVLVSCPPDCTRRRLSVFGSHVYAAVSSVCGAALHSGAVGDGGGEVRVRRLPGRQRYVGSLSNGVQSQTLSHWSASFSLSAPEDQRAQELIRDSGATTRPAKKTVKKMSVKKVGNKDCQMDIAVVMDSSSNLGRRRFNLQKSFVSKLVAMLKVGVNGPHVALVQASDIPRTEFLLSNYTQPKELQFAIKELPHLGGETNTGKAMTQAAETLFTQRVGARRAHPRVMLVLVDGWPADDLRPAAAAARRSGVNVFLVAVTKPAPDELAAVPDRDFAKQAVCKDNGFFSYHMPSWFGTTKHVKPLAQRLCSMDALLCSRTCHNAANIGFLIDGSSSVGDPNFRTVLDFLAAVADKFDISDMGTSVGAVQFTYDQRLEFGPREHASKDGVKAALRGIPYMSGGTATGSAISYAAQNLFRPTSAGRNFLIVVTDGQSYDDVGGPALAAQNQGISVFSVGVAWAPMDDLRAMASQPKDEHIFFSRHFGGLEDLVDDLVHAICRDFDVKN; this comes from the exons atgcattttagtgtctcaaaaaagAAGTTTGAAGTCGAAG gcgGCAGGCAGGCAAGGCAGGCGGTCCTGATCATGTCTCGGCTCCTTCTCAGCG GTGTTTTCTTCCTGATGTGTTGGCGATCCTGCGAAAGCTCGG CAACGCGGGCGCTCACCTGCGACACCCGCGCCGCCGACCTGGACCCGACGGCGGGCGGCGTCCTGGTGTCATGTCCGCCCGATTGCACACGGCGCAGACTCTCCGTCTTCGGCAGCCACGTCTACGCCGCCGTCTCGTCCGTTTGCGGCGCCGCGTTGCACAG CGGCGCCGTGGGAGACGGTGGCGGCGAGGTCCGAGTCAGGCGGCTGCCGGGACGACAGCGCTACGTGGGCTCCCTGTCCAACGGCGTGCAGTCGCAGACCTTATCTCACTGGAGCGCCTCCTTCAGCCTCAGCG CACCGGAGGACCAAAGAGCGCAAGAGCTGATCCGGGACTCGGGCGCCACCACCAGGCCGGCCAAGAAAACCGTCAAGAAGATGTCTGTGAAAAAAGTTGGAAATAAAG ACTGCCAGATGGACATTGCGGTGGTGATGGACAGCAGCTCCAACTTGGGTCGGCGGCGCTTCAACCTGCAGAAGAGCTTTGTCAGCAAGCTGGTGGCCATGTTGAAAGTGGGTGTCAACGGACCCCACGTGGCGCTCGTCCAGGCCAG TGACATCCCCAGGACGGAATTTCTGCTCAGCAACTACACGCAACCCAAAGAGCTTCAGTTTGCCATCAAAGAGCTCCCACACCTAGGAGGGGAAACCAACACAG GCAAGGCCATGACGCAGGCGGCGGAGACGCTGTTCACGCAGCGCGTGGGCGCCCGTCGCGCCCACCCGCGCGTTATGCTGGTGCTGGTGGACGGCTGGCCGGCCGATGACCTGCGACCGGCGgcggccgccgcccgccgctcgGGCGTCAACGTCTTCCTGGTGGCCGTCACCAAGCCGGCGCCCGACGAGCTCGCGGCCGTGCCCGACCGCGACTTCGCCAAGCAG GCGGTGTGCAAAGACAACGGCTTCTTCAGCTATCACATGCCCAGCTGGTTCGGCACCACCAAACATGTCAAACCTCTCGCGCAGAGACTCTGCTCGATGGATGCGCTTCTTTGCA GTCGCACGTGCCACAACGCGGCCAACATCGGCTTCCTGATCGACGGCTCGTCCAGCGTGGGCGACCCCAACTTCCGGACCGTCTTGGACTTCCTGGCCGCCGTCGCCGACAAGTTCGACATCTCCGACATGGGCACCAGCGTGG GCGCCGTTCAGTTCACGTATGACCAGCGTCTCGAGTTCGGCCCGCGGGAGCATGCCAGCAAAGATGGCGTCAAGGCCGCCCTGAGGGGAATCCCCTACATGAGCGGCGGCACGGCCACGGGGAGCGCCATCAGCTACGCCGCACAAAACCTCTTCAG GCCGACGTCGGCCGGGCGCAACTTCCTGATCGTGGTGACCGACGGCCAGTCGTACGACGATGTGGGCGGGCCCGCGCTGGCGGCACAGAATCAAG GCATCAGCGTGTTTTCGGTGGGCGTGGCCTGGGCGCCCATGGACGACCTACGGGCGATGGCGTCGCAGCCCAAAGACGAGCACATCTTCTTCAGTCGACACTTCGGCGGCCTCGAAGATCTTGTCGACGACCTTGTCCACGCCATTTGTCGAGACTTTGATGTGAAAAACTGA